Proteins encoded within one genomic window of Triticum aestivum cultivar Chinese Spring chromosome 2D, IWGSC CS RefSeq v2.1, whole genome shotgun sequence:
- the LOC123056054 gene encoding protein FAR1-RELATED SEQUENCE 5-like has protein sequence MAYFDEKAKEDPDFFYRIRLDDEDRVRNMYWVDGAARRAYKHFRDCISFDATYLTNMYKMPCAPFIGINNHNQSLQFGCGLVRNEDTDGYVWLFKTFLECMGGLAPMNIITDQDFSMRAGIEEVFPLAVHRHCRWHIIKKAEETLGPFFADRPDLHKAFELCVDHSLTVEEFERSWMAMIETYQTTQRSEGFNAVLKRYVSPGNSLLQFAKQYTALQQKILGSELQQEANTALKQPKLLTYLPMERQMSKIYTNTIFNKFQEEIKRASMYTAFQVDEHTFKVCSIMGMSDSEPEDPDKGRNYFVKASISEGEYYCQCCKFERDGIVCCHILKVMDLNAVTRMPRHFIRRRWTWDADDALAPQTSNAVLAVHDERPESTMEAVRHVVLTKNYAELIDEACKSDETAKVAEKHRKALKRELDEIKKRKAEEALHRFPRTSSVPSSTGPSSENSEVGSGTASTQTQVRNPPRSITKGRPKEIRYKSGLEIQAKHKKPKKGTGNP, from the exons atggcctacttcgatgagaaagcgaaggaagatccagatttcttctacaggataagattggacgatgaggaccgtgtcaggaacatgtattgggtggatggtgctgcaagaagagcctacaaacatttccgagattgcatttcattcgacgcgacatatctcactaatatgtacaagatgccatgcgctccattcataggaataaataaccacaatcagtcgttgcagttcggatgcgggctcgttcggaacgaagacacggatgggtacgtttggctgttcaagaccttcttggagtgcatgggtggacttgctccgatgaacataataacagaccaggattttagcatgcgtgcaggcatagaggaggtctttccgttggcagtgcacaggcactgcaggtggcacattataaagaaggctgaggagacactaggaccgttctttgctgaccgtccagacctgcacaaggcattcgagctgtgcgtggaccacagcttgacggtggaggagtttgaaaggagctggatggctatgattgaaacatatcaa actacacagcgcagtgaggggttcaatgctgttttgaagcggtacgtgagccctggcaactcattactacagtttgccaagcagtacaccgctttgcaacaaaaaatactgggatccgagctacagcaagaagcaaacaccgcgctcaagcaaccaaaattgctaacgtatttaccaatggagaggcagatgagcaagatatacaccaacacgatttttaacaa attccaggaagaaataaagcgtgccagcatgtacacggctttccaggtggacgaacatacgttcaaggtgtgttctatcatgggcatgtcggattcagaacctgaagacccagacaagggaaggaactactttgTGAAGGCATCGATAAGCgaaggcgaatactactgccaatgctgcaaattcgaacgggacgggattgtgtgctgtcacattCTAAAAGTAATGGACTTGAACGCGGTGACAcgaatgccccgccatttcataaggcggcgatggacttgggacgctgacgacgcaTTGGCGCCGCAAACATCAAACGCAGTTTTGGCCGTGCATGACGAGAGAccagagtcaaccatggaagccgtgaggcacgttgtgttgacaaagaactatgctgaactaattgatgaagcgtgcaagagtgatgagacagcaaaggtcgcagaaaaacacaggaaggccctcaaaagagagcttgatgagatcaagaagaggaaagctgaggaagccttacacaggttcccccgcacatcaagtgtgccttcgtccacagggccatcatctgaaaactcggaggtaggatctggaacagcaagcacacaaacacaggttaggaacccgccccgttccatcacaaaagggcgtccaaaagagataagatacaaatcgggattggagattcaagcaaaacataaGAAACCAAAGAAAGGGACGGGCAATCCGTAA